A genomic segment from Chthoniobacterales bacterium encodes:
- a CDS encoding 5'-3' exonuclease H3TH domain-containing protein, which produces MRLLLVDGHYYLYRSFFAIRGLTNSRGEPTNAIFGFTKALRRMIADVRPDRAAVIWDRGIPARRSELQPAYKQQRPSMPEDMKAQESAMQALVPLLGVASLSLPDTEADDLIASYAVQHSGETVIATNDKDILQLVNDRVSIYSTNKTDLVEKETFALLGIEAVRAKWGVEPAQIADVLALTGDSSDNIPGVDGVGLKTAATLVRQFGSVEALLERTAEIASARSREKIVAQRQQVIDNRSMVALDLDLVLPAAIDDLVIAPRYPELIEAIRRCEFRTLLAEIEKEAGLAAPAANKAAPRPAIGEQGELF; this is translated from the coding sequence GTGCGCCTCCTGCTGGTCGACGGCCATTACTATCTTTACCGGTCGTTTTTCGCGATCCGCGGGCTCACGAACTCGCGGGGCGAGCCGACGAACGCAATCTTCGGATTCACGAAGGCGCTGCGTCGGATGATCGCCGACGTCCGCCCCGATCGCGCCGCGGTGATCTGGGATCGCGGAATTCCCGCCCGCCGGTCGGAACTCCAGCCCGCTTACAAGCAGCAGCGGCCGTCGATGCCCGAGGACATGAAGGCGCAGGAATCCGCCATGCAGGCGCTCGTCCCGCTGCTCGGCGTCGCGAGTCTTTCGCTGCCGGATACCGAGGCTGACGACCTCATCGCCAGCTACGCCGTCCAGCATTCCGGCGAGACCGTCATCGCCACGAACGACAAGGATATCCTCCAGCTCGTCAACGACCGCGTGAGCATCTACTCGACGAACAAGACGGACCTTGTCGAGAAGGAGACCTTCGCCCTGCTGGGGATCGAAGCCGTGCGCGCCAAATGGGGCGTCGAGCCCGCCCAGATCGCCGACGTGCTCGCGCTCACCGGTGATTCTTCGGACAACATTCCGGGAGTCGACGGGGTCGGGCTGAAGACCGCGGCGACGCTTGTCCGCCAGTTCGGCTCCGTCGAGGCCCTGCTCGAGCGCACCGCCGAGATTGCCAGTGCGCGCAGCCGCGAGAAGATCGTCGCCCAGCGCCAGCAGGTGATCGATAACCGCAGCATGGTCGCGCTGGACCTCGATCTCGTGCTCCCGGCCGCGATCGACGATCTCGTCATTGCCCCGCGCTATCCCGAGCTGATCGAGGCCATCCGTCGCTGCGAATTCCGCACGCTCCTCGCCGAGATCGAGAAGGAAGCCGGCCTTGCCGCTCC
- a CDS encoding FecR family protein — protein MNDVRHTLLAGGALLFATLTAQAAGTLHSAAVTRVYNKVDILAPERPAVPARVGDGISGKTAVQTGNQARAELEFNDQTIARLGANSVFSFEKGTRDLNLDEGAILLEVPKNAGGATINTAAVTAAVTGTTVMIETRKTGGPKSKGLVKFIVLEGTMRLKLKGRPGESVLMTAGQILTVSPGDLVLPEPQIVDVARLTKTSGLMSKQFSELKNQPFIFQTEKTQHLLKTKGKLITVNYGLYGKKKNPGLQLVNTSALASLRTDADGVSSPPAKPPKKTATVRPPKVIVNNPKPKPPKPPVVVKPPKPPSQPKPPKRPRPPAPPPVPPAPPLD, from the coding sequence ATGAACGACGTGCGGCACACTTTGCTGGCAGGGGGAGCCCTCCTTTTCGCGACCCTTACCGCGCAGGCGGCTGGCACGCTCCACAGCGCGGCGGTCACTCGCGTCTACAACAAGGTCGACATTCTGGCCCCCGAGCGTCCAGCGGTTCCGGCCAGGGTCGGAGACGGCATCAGCGGAAAAACCGCCGTGCAGACCGGGAACCAGGCGCGCGCCGAGCTGGAATTCAACGACCAGACGATTGCCCGTCTCGGCGCGAACTCCGTCTTCAGTTTCGAGAAGGGCACTCGCGACCTGAACCTCGACGAAGGCGCTATCCTCCTCGAAGTGCCCAAGAATGCCGGCGGCGCCACGATCAACACGGCGGCCGTCACGGCAGCGGTCACTGGCACGACGGTGATGATCGAGACGCGCAAGACTGGCGGTCCGAAAAGCAAGGGCCTCGTGAAATTCATCGTGCTCGAGGGAACCATGCGCCTGAAGTTGAAGGGGCGGCCGGGTGAATCCGTGCTGATGACGGCCGGACAAATCCTGACCGTCAGTCCCGGTGACCTCGTTCTGCCTGAGCCGCAGATCGTAGACGTTGCCCGTCTGACCAAGACCTCGGGCCTGATGAGCAAGCAGTTTTCCGAGTTGAAGAATCAGCCCTTCATCTTTCAGACCGAAAAGACCCAGCATTTGCTCAAGACGAAGGGCAAGCTCATCACCGTGAACTACGGCCTCTACGGCAAGAAGAAGAACCCTGGCCTGCAGCTCGTGAACACCAGCGCCCTCGCCTCGCTCCGCACGGACGCCGACGGTGTGTCGTCGCCGCCTGCGAAGCCGCCGAAGAAGACGGCGACGGTGCGCCCGCCGAAGGTCATCGTGAACAATCCGAAGCCGAAGCCGCCGAAGCCCCCCGTCGTGGTGAAACCGCCGAAGCCGCCGTCCCAGCCGAAGCCGCCGAAGCGTCCGCGCCCGCCGGCTCCTCCGCCGGTGCCCCCGGCGCCTCCGCTCGACTAG